One window of Chloroflexota bacterium genomic DNA carries:
- a CDS encoding class I SAM-dependent methyltransferase, which produces MVVDSNEMALIEQIDRWVEPMNWRPDYATWREKRIWQERYQAERLALIERFGGELANTRILEISCGMGGTLVALAQAGAQPVATEFNRDYCQISKHRAARYDLNVPILNAVGEAVPFADNSFDLAICWDIVEHVQDPAAMLAELRRVIRPGGRVLLTIINRWAWRDPHYHIRGINWLPRSMADRLVATRLKTKQAMGLQDRQRLSDMHYYTMNQFRDLAQQYGFKVADMEALDIQHGSKRRAQGLKGKLRDLAYRLGLGLPAYYLYRDWVKGTYELVLW; this is translated from the coding sequence ATGGTAGTTGATTCAAATGAAATGGCATTGATCGAGCAGATCGATCGTTGGGTTGAGCCGATGAACTGGCGACCCGATTACGCCACTTGGCGCGAAAAACGGATTTGGCAAGAGCGTTATCAAGCCGAACGCTTAGCATTAATTGAGCGTTTTGGCGGCGAGCTGGCTAACACGCGCATTCTAGAAATTAGCTGTGGTATGGGCGGCACGCTGGTGGCCTTGGCTCAAGCTGGTGCTCAGCCAGTCGCGACTGAATTCAACCGTGATTATTGCCAGATTAGCAAGCATCGCGCAGCTCGTTATGATCTCAATGTGCCAATTTTGAATGCGGTTGGCGAGGCTGTGCCGTTTGCCGATAATAGCTTCGATTTGGCAATTTGCTGGGATATTGTTGAGCATGTGCAAGATCCAGCGGCGATGTTGGCCGAGTTGCGGCGGGTGATTCGGCCTGGTGGTCGGGTATTGCTCACAATTATCAACCGCTGGGCATGGCGCGACCCGCATTACCATATTCGTGGGATCAATTGGTTACCGCGCAGTATGGCTGATCGCTTGGTTGCCACACGGCTCAAAACCAAACAAGCGATGGGCTTGCAAGATCGCCAGCGTTTGAGCGACATGCATTATTACACGATGAATCAATTTCGTGATTTGGCCCAGCAGTATGGCTTCAAGGTTGCCGATATGGAAGCTTTGGACATTCAGCATGGCAGCAAACGCCGCGCCCAAGGCCTCAAAGGCAAACTGCGCGATTTGGCCTATCGGCTTGGTTTAGGCTTGCCTGCTTATTATTTGTACCGCGATTGGGTCAAGGGAACCTACGAATTGGTGCTGTGGTAA
- a CDS encoding glycosyltransferase family 4 protein has protein sequence MHIIHYNLTTTSKVGGVESFVWELAQQQVRLGHRVTIVGGQGPIQRPNQGLRVLKFPFIDRARLAWGPLRRAYAWRKLAERLSLLPRAWPILKTADLVHIHKPYDLVVAPLLKRHGIPTVYHGHGEDFFRGDVQLMQSAAALLSCSSYNAQTLQQHYGRTASVVYNGVDIEHFRPLAVDPALRQAIAGDAQWLLMHPGRMMPWKGQRDAISALSLLDHTYHLAFLGDGETCQALTDYAKSLGLTERVHFLGTIAHSELPRYLACADLVLGTSYTSETFGMALAEAQACGRPVIASSWRGYDDVVQAGSTGERFIAQDSADLARVISQLCNDSAYREQLARAGRQRVQQLFPWSAVAERVEVVYQNIEHRA, from the coding sequence ATGCATATTATTCACTACAATCTGACGACCACTAGCAAAGTCGGCGGAGTTGAAAGTTTTGTTTGGGAATTGGCGCAGCAGCAAGTTCGGCTCGGCCATCGGGTTACGATTGTTGGTGGCCAAGGCCCAATTCAACGGCCAAATCAGGGCTTACGAGTGCTAAAATTCCCATTTATTGATCGGGCACGTTTGGCTTGGGGGCCATTACGTCGCGCTTATGCTTGGCGCAAATTGGCCGAACGCCTGTCGTTGCTGCCACGGGCTTGGCCAATTTTGAAAACTGCCGATTTGGTGCATATTCACAAACCGTATGATTTGGTCGTGGCTCCGTTGCTCAAACGGCATGGCATTCCCACGGTTTATCACGGCCATGGCGAAGATTTTTTTCGCGGCGATGTCCAGCTCATGCAGTCAGCCGCCGCGCTGCTTTCGTGCTCTAGCTACAATGCCCAAACCTTGCAGCAACATTATGGGCGCACGGCGAGCGTGGTCTATAACGGCGTTGATATCGAGCATTTTCGACCTTTGGCAGTAGATCCAGCATTACGCCAAGCAATTGCTGGCGATGCCCAATGGTTATTGATGCATCCTGGGCGCATGATGCCTTGGAAGGGTCAGCGTGATGCAATTAGTGCATTGAGTTTGCTCGATCATACCTATCATTTGGCCTTTTTGGGCGATGGCGAAACCTGCCAAGCCTTGACTGATTATGCCAAAAGTTTGGGTTTAACTGAGCGCGTGCATTTTCTGGGCACAATTGCTCACAGCGAATTGCCGCGCTATTTGGCCTGCGCCGATTTGGTGCTTGGTACAAGTTACACATCTGAGACGTTTGGCATGGCCTTAGCTGAGGCTCAAGCTTGTGGCCGCCCCGTTATCGCCTCGTCGTGGCGCGGTTATGATGATGTGGTGCAAGCTGGCAGCACTGGCGAACGCTTTATCGCCCAAGATTCAGCCGATTTAGCTCGCGTTATTAGCCAACTTTGCAATGATTCAGCCTATCGTGAGCAACTAGCGCGTGCTGGTCGCCAGCGGGTACAGCAATTGTTTCCATGGTCGGCAGTCGCCGAGCGGGTTGAAGTGGTGTATCAGAACATAGAACATAGAGCATAG
- a CDS encoding DUF2079 domain-containing protein: MQRFFATIDTYAKALLTTMIVGYIGVFATLSCLKLAWFRQGFDMAGNEQTIWNTLHGRPFQISVFAMMRYDFDDGPVLLQLPLALLYGIYQSPYTLLVLQTIALGIAAWPLYLIVRDLLPKPWHALVIAAIYLLHPTTQHINMYEFQLRSFMIPFALAALLYLRRERLGLYCLFLFLMMCTKTEAGFTLIAFGLYAAWQRKPWKFTAFPLVLGPAWVAIALGVIVPAFSEGNFIADIYSYGRLGKTVGDVITTMLTNPALAFSVMTEPPKLKYLWQLFGLGGFLALLSPTLLLALPVLALNLISPNAVQFSLNYQYGSLVYPFLLVASVEGLLNLTRWTVRNPQSHERAVHGAVLVLLLIGIIGNLTLNNVVKTALSNRENPTRVADARSILAQVPADAAVAASTFLAPHLAQRQEIYFFPGNKSYPAEYIERAEYLVFDRRPPGNSAETRAAIERYLNDPAWVIVAEAGDFALLKHH; this comes from the coding sequence ATGCAACGATTTTTTGCAACGATCGATACATATGCCAAGGCGCTGCTCACAACGATGATTGTGGGCTATATCGGGGTTTTCGCCACCTTGTCGTGCCTAAAATTGGCATGGTTTCGCCAAGGCTTCGATATGGCGGGCAACGAGCAAACGATTTGGAATACTTTGCATGGGCGGCCATTCCAAATTTCGGTGTTTGCCATGATGCGCTACGATTTTGATGATGGCCCTGTGTTATTGCAATTGCCATTAGCATTATTGTATGGCATATATCAATCGCCCTATACGCTGCTTGTGTTGCAAACAATCGCCTTGGGGATTGCAGCTTGGCCTTTATATTTGATCGTGCGTGATCTTTTACCAAAGCCATGGCATGCTTTGGTAATTGCTGCCATTTATTTATTACATCCCACAACTCAGCATATCAATATGTACGAGTTTCAATTGCGCTCATTTATGATTCCATTTGCCTTGGCAGCGTTATTATATTTGCGCCGTGAACGTTTAGGATTGTATTGTTTATTTCTGTTTTTGATGATGTGCACCAAAACTGAGGCTGGTTTTACGTTAATTGCCTTTGGTTTATATGCAGCTTGGCAGCGCAAGCCTTGGAAATTTACTGCATTTCCTTTGGTGCTGGGGCCAGCCTGGGTTGCGATAGCTTTGGGCGTAATCGTGCCAGCCTTCAGCGAGGGTAATTTTATTGCTGATATTTACAGTTATGGCAGGCTTGGCAAAACTGTTGGCGATGTGATCACAACCATGCTCACCAACCCAGCCCTTGCTTTTAGCGTCATGACCGAACCACCCAAACTCAAATACTTGTGGCAATTGTTTGGGCTTGGTGGTTTTTTGGCCTTGCTCAGCCCAACCTTGCTGTTGGCTTTACCAGTTTTGGCGCTTAACCTCATCTCGCCCAATGCAGTCCAATTCAGCCTGAATTATCAATATGGCTCGTTAGTTTATCCATTTTTGCTTGTGGCCTCGGTCGAAGGTTTGCTGAATCTCACCCGCTGGACAGTGCGCAACCCGCAATCGCATGAACGGGCAGTACATGGCGCGGTGCTGGTTTTATTGCTGATTGGGATTATCGGGAATTTGACCTTGAATAATGTGGTGAAAACGGCGTTGAGCAACCGCGAAAACCCAACGCGGGTCGCTGATGCCCGATCAATTTTGGCTCAAGTGCCTGCTGATGCCGCCGTTGCCGCCAGCACCTTTCTGGCACCACACCTCGCCCAGCGCCAAGAAATCTACTTTTTCCCTGGCAACAAATCGTATCCCGCCGAATATATTGAGCGAGCCGAGTATTTGGTGTTTGATCGGCGGCCACCAGGCAATAGCGCCGAAACTCGTGCTGCAATCGAGCGCTATTTGAACGACCCTGCGTGGGTGATTGTGGCCGAGGCTGGCGATTTTGCCTTATTGAAGCATCATTAA
- a CDS encoding glycosyltransferase family 4 protein, whose product MKILIVGLGGVTATFRNWPERIVALGLAQRGHSVRAIGTHDPKRPALAARHEIIEGVTVQRVRSGYAPNRELQQALEHGPKPDLIHFMHPRNVLAAQTSAWAKQHKIPTVYTWLGPYHDAYLVDDRERPFETTIHYQRPIWTKQQFWQRLKSAHSWRTMRDHLRNWRLHRPLWEADQLIPCSQFEADELKRMGLQQESSVIPLWIDDSAIQTTPVVLPDLKVSRPWILFVGQLTPRKGYDLALRAMPAMLQQYPNANLLMVSGINHAERAEVERIAQELNIQQQIHFLGRVDDATLVNLFRHCDVYLTPTRYEGFGLTLLEAMAAGAPLVASDIPVVNEIVRHGENGLLATYNNPEALAAAANLILGQPRLAAKLRSGGQQTCEVWYNPARWTTALEQVYTRVINEH is encoded by the coding sequence ATGAAAATATTGATTGTTGGGCTAGGCGGGGTAACCGCAACCTTCCGCAACTGGCCTGAGCGAATTGTGGCGCTCGGTTTGGCTCAACGCGGTCATTCCGTTCGCGCGATTGGAACCCACGATCCCAAACGACCTGCCTTAGCTGCCCGCCATGAAATCATCGAGGGCGTAACGGTACAACGAGTGCGTTCGGGTTACGCGCCAAATCGCGAGTTGCAACAAGCCTTGGAGCACGGCCCAAAGCCAGATTTGATTCATTTTATGCATCCGCGCAATGTGCTGGCCGCCCAAACCAGTGCCTGGGCCAAACAACACAAGATTCCCACGGTGTACACATGGCTGGGGCCGTATCACGATGCCTATTTGGTTGATGATCGTGAGCGCCCATTTGAAACAACCATCCACTATCAGCGGCCAATTTGGACCAAACAGCAATTTTGGCAACGCCTCAAATCAGCCCATTCGTGGCGCACAATGCGCGACCATCTACGCAATTGGCGCTTGCATCGCCCGTTGTGGGAAGCCGATCAGCTGATTCCATGCTCACAATTCGAGGCCGATGAACTTAAACGTATGGGGTTGCAGCAAGAATCAAGCGTGATTCCCTTATGGATTGATGATTCGGCGATTCAGACTACCCCGGTTGTTTTACCTGATTTGAAGGTAAGCCGCCCATGGATTTTATTTGTTGGGCAATTGACTCCGCGCAAGGGCTACGATTTGGCCTTGCGGGCCATGCCAGCAATGTTGCAGCAATATCCCAATGCCAATTTATTGATGGTATCGGGGATTAACCACGCCGAACGGGCCGAAGTCGAGCGAATCGCCCAAGAACTGAATATTCAACAACAGATTCATTTTTTGGGGCGAGTTGATGATGCAACCTTGGTCAACCTTTTTCGGCATTGCGATGTGTATCTCACGCCAACCCGCTACGAGGGCTTTGGATTGACCTTGCTCGAAGCCATGGCAGCGGGTGCGCCCTTGGTTGCCAGTGATATTCCGGTAGTCAACGAAATTGTGCGCCATGGCGAAAATGGCTTACTAGCGACCTACAACAACCCCGAAGCCTTGGCCGCAGCCGCCAATTTGATTCTTGGGCAGCCGCGTTTAGCCGCCAAACTCCGCAGTGGTGGGCAGCAAACATGCGAGGTATGGTATAATCCGGCCCGATGGACGACCGCCTTAGAGCAGGTCTATACGCGAGTAATCAATGAGCACTAA
- a CDS encoding class I SAM-dependent methyltransferase, translating to MSTKIDETSYFAPQVSKSDRKIAVQYRRMFAFGGLAKHLPQGPVLDVGCGAGPGLRYIRSRGTTAIGVDPSIYALREAAKLIDVDLVQMDAAPRFPFADQTFGMVLANEVIEHVPNGVEFLLECARVLQPGGMVFLTTPNLWDIRRVLAPLVGKVWSGDTDPTHINLYTPWRLRNDLKAAGFKQPRIKTGFKPIRWLPPHRNPLAIPYPPLIGNGMVATGVR from the coding sequence ATGAGCACTAAGATCGACGAAACCAGCTATTTTGCGCCGCAGGTCAGCAAATCCGACCGCAAAATTGCTGTGCAATACCGCCGGATGTTTGCGTTTGGTGGCTTGGCCAAGCACTTACCCCAAGGGCCAGTGCTCGATGTGGGTTGTGGCGCGGGGCCGGGGTTGCGCTATATTCGCAGCCGTGGCACAACCGCAATTGGCGTAGACCCTAGCATTTATGCTTTGCGCGAAGCAGCCAAATTGATTGATGTCGATCTGGTGCAGATGGATGCTGCGCCGCGTTTTCCATTTGCCGACCAAACCTTTGGCATGGTGCTCGCCAACGAGGTGATTGAACATGTACCCAATGGCGTGGAATTTCTGCTTGAATGCGCTCGGGTGCTACAACCTGGCGGAATGGTCTTTTTAACCACACCCAATCTTTGGGATATTCGACGGGTGCTGGCTCCCTTGGTTGGCAAAGTTTGGTCGGGCGATACCGACCCCACTCATATTAATTTATATACCCCTTGGCGCTTGCGAAACGATCTCAAAGCCGCCGGATTTAAACAACCACGGATCAAAACTGGCTTTAAACCCATTCGCTGGTTGCCACCACATCGCAACCCGCTTGCTATTCCCTACCCGCCCTTGATCGGAAATGGGATGGTAGCCACTGGAGTACGTTAA
- a CDS encoding oligosaccharide flippase family protein: protein MQSNKPQRSLTSEVWSATLWNTLLFPARFLVGIITSVIYYGRLAPEQVALIFLLTSLAASIGTYADLGIERSLPRFIPEVEKRQGRQGVLRFLWRMIGLKLAIMAVLVLGLNLLAQPMGNYLIEQQRTEVVELESQIRSLEQQSATPDQISKLSKLQNQRTGTLTVIDQIESQSHWFMLVVSALLILGALFDVFMQFLTAYFKQRAWNLITLVTTLLQPILVTIFILLGWGITGVLIGLVLTPLVSVLMAAWQALRASRELSDIGEGEASDPELPKRFAKFAAVSYLMQITTWVYDIQFVTLFTVTQLNARDVAILAFAYKFAKDYLGYIWMPLNGVMTPLLSRIKLRRDPQSLQDAHGGLARMIWLLIVPAGVGLALLTPRMVAVLYPLYTDASSLIIVFIAFTFGESLLSVPHNVLMVYEQYRAVIISRLFAFISVPLVFVLLPRYGMLGVAIAVGAVRVATRLITLYYGWRNLGLQLPWRFWLRVCAASASFAVALIGLMQLWPMPEAAAGWQTKLINLLPLMLFAAIGAGLYLLTLKLLGGLDPAERERLLSMKLPFKGVLRRVL from the coding sequence GTGCAATCGAACAAACCGCAGCGGAGCCTCACCAGTGAGGTTTGGAGCGCAACGCTTTGGAATACGCTGCTGTTTCCAGCCCGCTTTTTAGTTGGCATCATCACCAGTGTGATTTATTACGGGCGGCTTGCACCTGAGCAGGTCGCTTTGATTTTTCTCCTCACCAGTTTGGCTGCTTCAATTGGCACCTACGCCGACCTTGGGATCGAGCGCAGTTTGCCACGCTTCATCCCTGAAGTCGAGAAACGTCAAGGTCGCCAAGGTGTTTTGCGCTTTCTCTGGCGTATGATCGGGCTTAAACTGGCAATTATGGCCGTGCTGGTGCTCGGTTTGAATCTGCTGGCCCAACCCATGGGCAATTATTTGATCGAGCAACAACGAACTGAGGTTGTTGAACTCGAAAGCCAAATCCGCAGCCTTGAGCAGCAATCAGCCACGCCCGACCAAATAAGCAAACTCAGCAAATTGCAAAATCAGCGCACTGGTACGCTTACGGTGATTGACCAAATTGAGAGCCAAAGCCACTGGTTTATGCTAGTAGTCAGTGCTTTATTAATTTTGGGTGCACTGTTTGATGTCTTTATGCAGTTTCTGACCGCTTACTTCAAACAACGCGCTTGGAATCTAATCACTTTAGTCACAACCTTGCTCCAACCAATTTTAGTAACAATCTTTATTTTGCTTGGTTGGGGCATCACGGGGGTATTGATTGGCTTGGTGCTCACGCCGTTGGTTAGCGTGTTGATGGCAGCATGGCAAGCATTACGCGCTAGCCGCGAGCTATCCGATATTGGCGAGGGCGAGGCGAGCGATCCCGAATTACCTAAGCGTTTTGCCAAATTTGCCGCAGTCTCCTATTTAATGCAAATCACCACTTGGGTATATGATATTCAGTTTGTAACGCTGTTTACGGTGACCCAGCTGAATGCCCGCGATGTGGCGATTTTGGCCTTTGCTTATAAATTTGCCAAAGATTACCTTGGCTATATTTGGATGCCGCTCAACGGCGTGATGACTCCGCTGCTTTCGCGGATCAAATTACGCCGCGATCCCCAATCGCTGCAAGATGCTCATGGTGGCTTGGCACGCATGATTTGGCTGTTGATTGTGCCAGCAGGCGTGGGCTTGGCGCTGCTCACTCCGCGCATGGTGGCGGTGCTGTATCCACTCTATACCGATGCCAGCAGTTTAATTATCGTGTTTATTGCCTTTACCTTTGGCGAATCGTTGCTGAGCGTGCCGCATAATGTATTAATGGTTTATGAGCAATATCGGGCGGTGATTATTTCGCGCTTGTTTGCCTTTATCAGCGTGCCATTGGTTTTTGTGCTGCTACCACGCTATGGCATGTTGGGCGTGGCGATTGCGGTTGGCGCAGTGCGAGTTGCCACCCGCTTGATCACGCTCTATTATGGGTGGCGCAATTTGGGGCTGCAATTGCCATGGCGGTTTTGGCTACGGGTTTGTGCTGCCAGCGCCAGTTTTGCGGTTGCTTTAATTGGATTAATGCAACTTTGGCCAATGCCTGAAGCAGCGGCTGGCTGGCAAACTAAATTAATCAATCTGTTGCCATTGATGTTGTTTGCCGCAATTGGCGCTGGCCTCTATTTACTCACACTAAAGTTGCTCGGCGGACTTGATCCGGCTGAGCGCGAGCGTTTATTGAGCATGAAACTTCCATTCAAGGGCGTGCTTCGGCGCGTATTATAG
- a CDS encoding glycosyltransferase family 39 protein yields the protein MITSPKTIRWIIASIVGAGIIIRLIFALLPLQTHLLVLEDDAWMVTAIARNWAMGQGITADGITPTNGFHPLYPLTLGAIPYLLAPDNLALGFTANLLICALLASAVMWPLWHLLKHWMNWQAGLFGLILYGLNPTLVRLTVNGMETSMALLMWVTTLLVAVKIDPKKLSHNLGLAVLTAAMILTRLDGALLFAAIAAARLIWAWRAKRLRRELPMLTSYIVVTFTLLVPYFWRNLTVFGSFSPSSGKALTYLHSYVNSYALSNGLDGWYVNSAISMEVLGRSVVGAAICLAIFAAFVGFWIGRQLWLGLPLLLYLPIPLVYYGYMMQQDNPRHFVPWSLAVIILLAWALAAMLQRLPSISYLAVPAMIAGLLVVQTLDSSRFWQEKETAPSQSQPTMYQAALWMRDNLPSDALIGAKNSGIYQYYSGHHVLNIDGKLNNDILEVYDQRRMLDYLREKGVTHLIDQEGTIADHIQFYSSQFGERPEHRVPTTFTQFKIYGQLLLSSLGLADKPVLDRRDGFEPNQPFSSITTVIQRFPRPNDSNNPIAIFELN from the coding sequence ATGATCACATCACCAAAAACCATCCGTTGGATCATCGCCTCAATTGTCGGGGCTGGGATTATCATCCGGCTAATCTTCGCCTTGCTGCCGCTGCAAACTCATTTGCTGGTGCTCGAAGATGATGCTTGGATGGTCACGGCTATTGCGCGGAATTGGGCCATGGGCCAAGGCATCACCGCCGACGGCATTACGCCAACCAATGGCTTTCATCCGTTGTACCCATTGACCTTGGGGGCGATTCCGTATTTGCTTGCGCCCGACAATTTAGCCTTGGGCTTTACCGCCAATTTGCTCATATGTGCTTTGTTGGCGAGTGCGGTGATGTGGCCACTATGGCATTTGCTCAAACATTGGATGAACTGGCAGGCTGGTTTATTTGGCTTGATTTTGTATGGCTTGAACCCAACGTTGGTACGATTAACCGTCAACGGCATGGAAACCTCGATGGCCTTGTTAATGTGGGTCACCACCTTACTAGTTGCGGTCAAAATCGATCCCAAAAAATTAAGCCATAATCTAGGCCTTGCCGTCTTAACTGCCGCCATGATTCTGACTCGTTTGGATGGGGCATTGTTGTTTGCTGCGATCGCGGCGGCGCGGTTGATTTGGGCTTGGCGAGCCAAACGCTTACGCCGTGAATTGCCCATGCTCACCAGCTATATCGTGGTTACCTTTACGCTGTTAGTGCCCTATTTCTGGCGCAATCTGACGGTATTTGGCTCGTTTTCGCCCAGCAGCGGCAAAGCCTTGACCTACTTGCACAGCTACGTCAACTCGTATGCACTCTCGAATGGGCTTGATGGTTGGTACGTCAATAGCGCCATTTCGATGGAAGTATTGGGGCGCTCAGTGGTTGGCGCAGCGATTTGTTTGGCCATTTTTGCGGCATTTGTGGGCTTTTGGATTGGTCGTCAACTTTGGCTCGGATTGCCATTATTGCTCTATCTGCCCATTCCGTTGGTCTACTATGGCTATATGATGCAGCAAGATAATCCACGGCACTTTGTACCTTGGTCGTTGGCAGTGATTATTTTGCTGGCTTGGGCCTTGGCTGCGATGCTGCAACGCTTGCCATCAATCAGCTATTTAGCAGTGCCAGCGATGATTGCCGGCTTGCTGGTTGTGCAAACCCTCGATAGCTCGCGCTTTTGGCAAGAAAAAGAAACCGCGCCCAGCCAATCGCAACCAACGATGTATCAAGCGGCCTTGTGGATGCGCGATAATTTGCCCAGTGATGCCTTGATCGGGGCGAAAAATTCGGGCATTTATCAATATTATTCAGGCCATCATGTGCTGAATATTGATGGCAAATTGAACAACGACATTCTTGAGGTCTATGATCAACGGCGCATGCTCGATTACTTGCGTGAAAAAGGCGTGACCCACTTGATCGATCAAGAGGGAACCATAGCCGATCATATTCAGTTTTATAGCTCTCAGTTTGGTGAACGGCCCGAGCATCGTGTGCCCACAACCTTCACTCAATTCAAAATCTATGGTCAATTATTGCTGAGCAGTTTGGGGCTAGCCGATAAACCAGTGCTTGATCGGCGCGATGGTTTTGAGCCAAATCAGCCATTTAGCAGCATCACCACGGTGATTCAGCGCTTCCCACGGCCAAACGATAGCAATAATCCGATTGCGATTTTTGAACTTAATTAA
- a CDS encoding SDR family oxidoreductase, which translates to MARYLVTGGAGFIGSHLVDALLQRGDAVRVFDNFSTGYEHNLAHCINDIELVRGDLRDAEAVSQAVAGCEVIFHEGALPSVPRSVSDPLTTDAVNTGGSLHVLQAARQHGARRVVFAASSSVYGDTPILPKVETMAMSPKSPYAVSKMAAESYLKVFHHVYGLETVGLRYFNVFGPRQDPTSQYSGVLARFMTLALQGEPYTMNGTGNQSRDFTYVANVVQANLLAASVPAAAGNVFNIACGVRVSLNDIVALLNKLVGKELPVIYSPARTGDVEHSLADISAARAVLGFDPSVDIETGIAHTLDWYRTQGA; encoded by the coding sequence ATGGCGCGATATTTGGTAACTGGTGGCGCAGGCTTTATTGGCTCGCATTTGGTCGATGCGCTCTTGCAACGCGGCGATGCTGTGCGGGTTTTCGATAATTTTTCGACTGGCTATGAGCATAATCTGGCGCATTGCATTAATGATATTGAGTTGGTGCGCGGCGATTTGCGCGATGCCGAAGCGGTGAGCCAAGCAGTGGCGGGTTGCGAAGTAATTTTTCACGAAGGTGCGTTGCCATCAGTGCCGCGCTCGGTCAGCGACCCACTAACCACCGATGCGGTCAACACTGGCGGCTCGTTGCATGTGTTGCAAGCGGCGCGTCAGCATGGTGCGCGGCGCGTCGTTTTTGCCGCATCATCATCGGTCTATGGCGATACCCCGATCTTGCCCAAGGTCGAAACCATGGCCATGAGCCCCAAATCGCCGTATGCAGTCAGCAAAATGGCCGCCGAAAGCTATTTGAAGGTTTTTCATCATGTGTATGGTTTAGAAACGGTTGGCTTGCGCTATTTCAACGTCTTTGGGCCGCGTCAAGACCCGACTTCGCAATATTCAGGGGTGCTGGCCCGCTTTATGACCTTGGCATTGCAAGGCGAACCGTACACCATGAATGGCACTGGCAATCAATCGCGCGATTTTACCTATGTGGCGAATGTGGTGCAGGCCAATTTGCTGGCAGCAAGCGTGCCTGCCGCCGCAGGAAACGTGTTTAACATTGCTTGTGGCGTGCGCGTTAGCCTCAACGATATTGTAGCGCTGCTGAATAAATTAGTTGGCAAAGAGCTACCAGTTATTTACAGCCCAGCCCGGACTGGCGACGTTGAGCATTCACTGGCCGATATTAGTGCTGCACGAGCAGTATTGGGTTTTGATCCAAGTGTCGATATTGAAACTGGCATCGCCCACACGCTGGATTGGTATCGCACTCAGGGAGCCTAA
- a CDS encoding glycosyltransferase — MRMLYFTTAYNAALLDRVHEEFLLRWQALGHETSILVPDPSRDRQSRWLVEDGAIQVYRPAVSMQPSDRLLNNLGRRLTEYSYFFSLLRDYLSFLRQHPEIEIIHVESVYPLGAIAAVASLIDQRPFVPTIRGGDLIADDSISYGFARYKRVRALLKLTFARAAAIRSVSPSASAMAEQFGCPTQKIITIGRNIRDEYFERDQAAFRAESRDWLRQEYPAIAGRKVIVAAGRLLPVKGFDDLIQALVGLPQAVALICGPNRVDEKLGDYGKYLGQLAHRHGVADRVIFTGGIPREQMPQYFAGADVLAVPSIIEGGNRTVLEAASLGVPFVATRSAGTPEFFSAAAGINIAPHRPDQLWAGLATILAETSEQAQARSQTCQQEAQQFYSPQVAQRLARLYATILANQPLSGNF, encoded by the coding sequence ATGCGCATGCTCTACTTCACCACTGCCTACAACGCTGCCTTGCTTGATCGGGTGCATGAAGAATTTTTGTTGCGCTGGCAAGCCCTTGGCCATGAAACCAGCATTCTTGTGCCCGACCCTAGCCGCGACCGTCAAAGCCGGTGGTTGGTTGAAGATGGCGCGATTCAGGTTTATCGGCCAGCGGTGAGCATGCAACCCAGCGATCGGCTATTAAATAATTTAGGCCGACGCTTGACTGAATATAGCTATTTTTTCAGTTTGCTGCGCGATTATTTAAGCTTTTTGCGCCAACACCCCGAAATTGAGATTATCCATGTTGAATCAGTTTACCCATTGGGCGCGATTGCTGCCGTGGCTTCGTTGATTGATCAACGGCCATTTGTGCCAACCATCCGTGGTGGCGACTTAATTGCTGATGATTCGATTAGCTATGGTTTTGCGCGTTACAAACGAGTCCGCGCTTTGCTCAAATTAACCTTTGCACGAGCGGCGGCAATACGCTCGGTTTCACCGAGTGCCAGTGCGATGGCCGAGCAATTTGGCTGCCCAACGCAGAAAATCATCACGATTGGCCGGAATATTCGCGATGAATATTTCGAACGTGATCAAGCGGCCTTTCGGGCTGAAAGTCGGGATTGGTTACGTCAAGAATACCCAGCGATTGCTGGACGCAAAGTGATCGTCGCGGCAGGACGCTTATTGCCCGTCAAAGGCTTTGATGATTTGATTCAGGCCTTGGTTGGTTTACCACAGGCTGTAGCACTGATTTGCGGGCCAAATCGAGTTGATGAAAAGCTTGGCGATTATGGCAAATATTTAGGCCAATTGGCCCATCGCCATGGCGTGGCTGATCGAGTAATCTTTACAGGAGGCATTCCCCGTGAGCAAATGCCGCAGTATTTTGCTGGAGCCGACGTGCTAGCCGTGCCTTCGATTATTGAAGGTGGCAACCGCACCGTTTTAGAAGCAGCAAGCTTGGGAGTGCCCTTCGTGGCGACTCGTAGCGCTGGCACACCCGAATTTTTTAGCGCTGCTGCCGGCATTAACATCGCGCCACATCGGCCTGATCAACTCTGGGCTGGCTTAGCCACAATTTTAGCTGAAACCTCGGAACAAGCCCAGGCTCGCAGCCAAACCTGTCAACAAGAAGCCCAACAATTTTATTCACCTCAAGTCGCCCAGCGGCTCGCTCGGCTTTATGCAACAATTTTAGCCAATCAGCCGCTATCAGGGAACTTTTAG